A portion of the Syntrophorhabdaceae bacterium genome contains these proteins:
- the rfbG gene encoding CDP-glucose 4,6-dehydratase encodes MGKVVDNDHFSVFKGKRVLVTGDTGFKGSWLALWLTMCGADVLGYALPPKRDNDHYNLIGLRDVVTHIDGDVRDFDGMKRVFTDFDPEFVFHLAAQALVRLSYDEPKYTFDTNVGGFVNVLEAARSLPAVRSIICVTSDKCYLNKEWTWGYRESDELGGRDPYSASKAAAEMVFLGYMHAFFNDRQDVGIASVRAGNVIGGGDWSEDRIVPDSIKALQKGEPIFLRNPSSTRPWQHVLEPLSGYMLLAARLHTSPKGYSGSWNFGPGKNAVNTVQDLTERIISHWGDGRIETAGGGEGPYESKLLHLNCDKAFYTLGWHPRWDFERTVRETTLWYRDIWQGKAALPKTKEQITAYMGGE; translated from the coding sequence ATGGGTAAAGTGGTAGATAACGATCATTTTTCCGTGTTCAAGGGCAAGAGGGTCCTGGTCACCGGAGACACGGGTTTCAAGGGGTCATGGCTCGCCCTGTGGCTCACCATGTGCGGGGCCGACGTGCTCGGCTACGCGCTGCCGCCCAAAAGGGACAACGACCACTATAACCTTATCGGGCTCAGAGACGTTGTCACGCACATCGACGGGGACGTCAGGGATTTCGACGGTATGAAGAGGGTATTCACCGATTTCGACCCCGAATTTGTCTTTCACCTGGCCGCTCAGGCACTTGTGAGACTCTCTTACGATGAACCGAAATATACCTTCGACACAAATGTGGGCGGTTTTGTCAACGTTCTCGAGGCTGCCCGTTCCCTGCCGGCGGTGAGGTCCATCATCTGCGTCACCTCGGACAAGTGCTACCTCAACAAGGAATGGACGTGGGGATACCGTGAGTCCGACGAGCTCGGGGGCAGGGACCCCTACAGCGCGTCCAAGGCGGCAGCGGAAATGGTCTTCCTCGGCTACATGCACGCATTCTTCAACGATAGACAGGATGTGGGGATAGCGAGCGTACGGGCAGGGAACGTGATAGGCGGGGGAGACTGGTCCGAGGACAGGATAGTCCCCGATTCCATCAAGGCGCTTCAGAAAGGGGAGCCCATATTCCTTCGCAACCCCTCTTCCACCCGACCGTGGCAGCACGTCCTGGAACCCCTGTCCGGCTACATGCTCCTTGCGGCGAGGCTCCACACTTCCCCGAAGGGATACTCGGGATCGTGGAATTTTGGTCCCGGCAAGAACGCCGTCAACACGGTGCAGGACCTCACCGAGAGGATCATATCTCACTGGGGGGATGGAAGAATAGAAACAGCCGGCGGCGGTGAGGGACCCTACGAATCGAAGCTCCTCCACCTGAATTGCGACAAGGCCTTTTACACCCTGGGCTGGCACCCGAGATGGGATTTTGAGAGGACCGTGAGGGAGACAACCCTGTGGTACAGGGATATCTGGCAGGGGAAGGCAGCCCTCCCGAAGACGAAGGAGCAGATCACGGCCTACATGGGAGGTGAGTGA
- a CDS encoding dTDP-4-dehydrorhamnose 3,5-epimerase family protein, which produces MIEGVRISPLRQIPDERGKVMHMLRRDSEVFIDFGEIYFSCIYPGVVKAWHIHKRMTLNYAVPHGNIKLVLYDDRDGSATRGQVQEVFLGPDNYCLVTIPPMVWNGFKGIGAQTAIVANCSSLPHDPGEIERLDPSDPSIPYNWAIVHK; this is translated from the coding sequence ATGATAGAGGGAGTCAGGATAAGCCCCCTGCGGCAGATACCCGACGAACGGGGCAAGGTCATGCACATGCTCAGGAGGGATTCGGAGGTCTTCATCGATTTCGGCGAAATATATTTCTCATGCATCTATCCCGGTGTTGTAAAGGCGTGGCACATCCACAAGCGCATGACCCTGAACTATGCCGTCCCTCATGGCAATATCAAGCTTGTCCTTTATGACGACCGCGACGGCAGCGCAACGAGAGGGCAGGTACAGGAAGTGTTCCTCGGTCCCGATAATTACTGTCTCGTGACCATCCCTCCCATGGTTTGGAACGGCTTCAAAGGAATTGGGGCACAGACGGCGATCGTCGCAAATTGTTCCTCCCTTCCTCATGACCCCGGTGAGATAGAGAGGCTCGACCCATCGGATCCCTCCATCCCCTACAATTGGGCGATCGTCCATAAATGA
- the rfbF gene encoding glucose-1-phosphate cytidylyltransferase, with amino-acid sequence MKLAILCGGYGTRIRDVADNIPKPMIPIGAKPILWHIMKYYAEFGVKQFILCLGYKGDVIKDFFLNYEANTNDFTVTLGRNKKIEYHNEHPESDWMVTLAETGLNAMTGARLKRVEKYLAGEENFMFTYGDGVGDVDIDRLIEYHRSHGRILTVTGVRPPGRFGELMNDPSGKVIEFNEKPQASGGRISGGFFVCRREIFDYLDDDEGLVFERKPMRNLVGDGQMMVYEHEGFWQPMDTNREYVLLNELYDKGEAPWVKW; translated from the coding sequence ATGAAGCTTGCAATTTTATGTGGAGGCTACGGGACGCGCATACGCGATGTGGCGGACAACATTCCCAAACCCATGATCCCCATCGGGGCAAAACCGATCCTCTGGCACATAATGAAGTATTATGCCGAGTTTGGCGTGAAGCAGTTCATACTCTGCCTGGGATACAAGGGCGACGTGATCAAGGATTTCTTCCTCAACTACGAAGCGAACACCAATGACTTCACCGTCACCCTGGGAAGGAACAAGAAGATAGAATACCACAACGAGCATCCCGAGTCGGATTGGATGGTGACTCTCGCCGAGACGGGGCTTAACGCCATGACGGGAGCCCGGCTGAAGAGAGTGGAAAAGTACCTGGCGGGTGAGGAGAACTTCATGTTCACCTACGGGGACGGGGTAGGCGACGTTGATATCGACAGGCTCATCGAATACCACAGGTCCCACGGCAGGATATTGACCGTGACGGGCGTGCGCCCGCCGGGAAGGTTCGGTGAACTCATGAACGACCCGTCGGGCAAGGTCATCGAGTTCAATGAAAAACCTCAGGCGAGCGGCGGCAGGATATCGGGCGGTTTTTTTGTGTGCCGCCGGGAGATATTCGATTACCTCGATGACGATGAAGGGCTGGTCTTCGAGAGAAAGCCGATGCGGAACCTGGTCGGGGACGGGCAGATGATGGTCTACGAGCATGAGGGCTTCTGGCAGCCCATGGATACGAACAGGGAATATGTATTGCTCAACGAACTTTACGACAAAGGGGAAGCGCCATGGGTAAAGTGGTAG